In Rhizobium sp. CIAT894, the following are encoded in one genomic region:
- a CDS encoding response regulator transcription factor, with amino-acid sequence MTASILVADDHDIARAGLIAMIGGQDDFHVALEARDGMEAVETCAAQKPDLALLDIRMPRMDGLAATREIRRVSPGTRVMIITMHDSLDYLEAAIDAGATGFLLKDASRDDILRTIRRVLSGDAFFDGPLVARLLRRAATKPQTNSSTLETLTVREREVLAKVAEGLTNKEIGRALKISPGTVKIHVERIIGKLGAGDRTQAAVMAVRGGLVAAIREEQP; translated from the coding sequence ATGACCGCATCCATTCTCGTTGCCGACGATCATGACATCGCCCGCGCCGGCCTGATCGCCATGATCGGCGGCCAGGACGATTTCCATGTCGCCCTTGAAGCGCGCGACGGTATGGAAGCGGTCGAGACCTGCGCGGCCCAAAAGCCGGATCTGGCACTGCTCGACATCCGCATGCCGCGCATGGACGGCCTGGCGGCCACACGGGAGATCCGGCGCGTGTCGCCCGGCACACGCGTCATGATCATCACAATGCATGACAGCCTCGATTATCTCGAAGCCGCAATCGATGCCGGCGCCACCGGCTTTCTGCTGAAGGACGCCAGCCGGGACGATATTCTGCGCACGATCCGGCGTGTCCTTTCGGGTGACGCCTTCTTCGACGGCCCGCTCGTCGCAAGGCTGCTCCGGCGTGCCGCCACAAAGCCGCAAACCAACAGCAGTACCCTGGAGACGCTGACGGTGCGCGAGCGCGAAGTGCTGGCGAAGGTGGCCGAAGGCTTGACCAATAAGGAGATCGGCAGGGCGCTGAAGATCTCGCCCGGCACCGTGAAGATCCATGTCGAGCGCATCATCGGCAAACTCGGCGCCGGCGACCGGACTCAGGCGGCGGTCATGGCCGTGCGCGGCGGGCTCGTCGCAGCAATCAGGGAAGAGCAGCCATGA